The nucleotide window CGGGTGGTAGCCGTAGTGACGGCGCCCGATAAGCCGGCGGGCCGGGGGCGGCAGCTGCAGGGCTCGGCGGTGAAAGCCGCGGCCGAAGCGCACCAGCTACCCGTGCTGCAGCCCACCAACCTGAAGTCGCCGGAGTTTCAGTCGGAGCTGCGCGGCTACGGGGCCGATCTGCAGGTGGTGGTGGCGTTTCGGATGCTGCCCGAAGCCGTGTGGAGCATGCCACGCCTGGGCTCCATCAATATCCACGCCTCGCTGCTGCCGCAGTACCGCGGGGCTGCGCCCATCAACTGGGCCCTCATTCACGGTGAGACGCAAACCGGCGTCACCAGCTTTTTCCTGCAGCACGAAATCGACACCGGCAACCTTATCTACCAGGATGCCGTGGCTATTCTGCCGGAAGATGATTTCGGAACGTTGTATGAAAAGCTCAAGATGGCCGGCGCGGCCCTGGCGTTGCGCTCGGTGCAGGCTATTGCGGCCGGACAGGCGCCCAGCATTCCCCAGCCTGTGTGGCCGGAGCTGCGCCCCGCCCCCAAGCTCCAGAAGGAAACCGGCCGGCTCGATGTAGGGCAGTCGGCGCCGGCGCTGGCCAATCTGGTGCGCGGCCTCTCCCCCATTCCCACGGCCTTCACCCAGCTGCCCGATGGCCGCACGCTCAAAGT belongs to Hymenobacter sp. J193 and includes:
- the fmt gene encoding methionyl-tRNA formyltransferase; amino-acid sequence: MLNIIFMGTPEFAVPTLKALNSWEGCRVVAVVTAPDKPAGRGRQLQGSAVKAAAEAHQLPVLQPTNLKSPEFQSELRGYGADLQVVVAFRMLPEAVWSMPRLGSINIHASLLPQYRGAAPINWALIHGETQTGVTSFFLQHEIDTGNLIYQDAVAILPEDDFGTLYEKLKMAGAALALRSVQAIAAGQAPSIPQPVWPELRPAPKLQKETGRLDVGQSAPALANLVRGLSPIPTAFTQLPDGRTLKVFKAQPLDDEEASGPDANQPGRWLSDGRTYLRLQTASGLLDLLDVQLEGKKRMPVQDFLRGINVSQLGLQNG